The window ATTGCTCCTCAACCGGCGGCGCTGTTTGTTCTGCAACCGGCGTTGTCTCAATTTTCTGTTGCGCCCATGCCGGCATTCCCCATGTAACCATGCCCAGCATGGTTACTATTGCTATGTATTTTTGCATTTCTTCCTCCTGGTTTTACTAAATTTTTTTTCTATTCGGAATCCTCTGGTTATCCAGTGGGTATTCACGTATGAAATCTAAAAATAAGCTCCACCGGCATGGTAGCTTTTGGAATCAGTTTAGTTTTGGAAACGTTTCTTCTCAATTTTTTCTATTTGCACTATCTTTGCATCATGAATAATGATTCTCACCTCCCCATAATTCAATTTCATAATCGCCTTTGCGATTTCAGCCATAATATTTTTTTCTTCAAGATTCTCTTTTTTCATTAGCCTGACTCCTATAGTCGCTGCCTGCGCATGCCCCACAAAAGCGCTCCTGCAAAAACACCTATCAAAAGCAGCAAGATAAAGATAAGTTTTCTATTTTCTTTGATCATTTTTTTAACTTGTTCCATAACCTGCTGCTTCTTTTCCAGTTTCATGCCTTTTTGGTTTTCCGCAGCTTTGCCGACGCGGGTCTGAGTTATCTGTTTTTCATAGGCTTCTTTTAATTGCGGATCCAGTTGTTTGGTAAGCATGGCTCTTAATTTGGCATTGTCACATACAAAACCGCTGCATCCGGCTTTGTAATCAACCACCAATCGGGCATGCAGAATTGCCAATTGCTTGATCACTTTAGCATCCGGTTTCCATAATCCTTTGCGCACGGTTTCCAGCATAACTGCTGTCATTTCCTGCAATGCAAAAGGATTTTTCTTTTGAAAATATTTTTCCATACCCAGTTGATGCTTATCCTCAATATAGACCTGATGCAGTTCATCCCACAACGCTTTATCAATGACTTTAGGTTTCATTACATTCCAGCCATAGGTGTTTCTAAAACTCTCGGCAAATGTTTCCGCAGCAGAAGCTCCTTCTTTTTGCAGGCCTTTAATATATTTGGGATTAAATAGCGTTGTTCTGGACTCAAGCCATATAGCTTCTTTGGCGCCTTGTACTTGGGCACTATGTTTATTACGCAAATCATTAAAATAGGCATCCGGATCGCGGCCGGTTACATTGCGTATTACAGCATTAAGCCCGCCCATAAATTCATACACATGATCCAGGGATAAGGGACCGTTGACAGAAGACGAGCGCGGTTGAACAACAGTATCGGTCATCTGCAAAGCACCTTCAAAAATGCCAGGTTTAAAGGTTCCCCAGTTACCGGGCATATAAACTGCGCCCATATTTTTCATATATTGATCGGTTATTTCTTTGTCTTTTTCCCACTTGTCACCTGATTCCACTAATCCCATAATCGCTGTGCCATAATTACCATT is drawn from bacterium and contains these coding sequences:
- a CDS encoding YezD family protein encodes the protein MKKENLEEKNIMAEIAKAIMKLNYGEVRIIIHDAKIVQIEKIEKKRFQN